The window CGAGTTGGTTTGTTTAGCTAATCGTGTCTAAAATCTCTATCTGAACTCAACTCGTTTAATTTCATGATTCGAGTCGAGTCGCATCGTTTAAGCTAAATGAGTCGGTTTTAACAAACCTAGCGAGCCAACTCGTAATTTTACATTTAATCGAGTCTAAACCTCTACATGAACTCgattattaatttcaaaattcaaattgagCCGGCTTGTTTATTTGAATAAGCTGGAACCTTTACTTGAAGTCGGCTCCGAGCCGAGTCGAATCGAGCAtagttaaacgagttcgagccggaaAAGCCGGCGAGCCGTCCGGCTTGAATTACAACTCTAGTTTTGGTTGTGTTGGACAGACATACGATTCATGCAACATATTTACTAGATacattataaattatgttaataTGTTAACGCCTAGAATAATAAGAAACAAAATGAAATAGTcgagaatatatttttttctatgcTGCAACGTTTAGATGTTTCGATACACCTCACCTATATGAAGTACAGGTGAGGGTATTGATGTAGAGAGAGAAACAAAAATGCGCGTATAGTTGTAAGTTTTTATGGCTCTATACTATATGactaaattatactccctctgtcccatttaattctatacgtttctttttaactgctcgacacgcattttaatgctcttataaaatatagttccgtaacttttttttgagattttctttttctgtataaaaatataacatccaaactttaatacagaaaagaaaaattttaaaaataaattgcacaactacattttgcacggagcattaaagtccgtgccgcgtccccgtcccccaatgtatacaactcagggggacggagggagtatgagctGTGAGAGGTGGCCCATGTGAGATGCTTCCGCTACTGAGGGTGATGGGTGTATATCTATTAAAAACACACACCTCCttcatttatttcttttcatctctctcatctctctctctctctctcttttgttTTTTGTCCAAGGGGGCTATTCTATTGTTTAGTTTTGACTTACCGGAGCTGGAGCAGCTGCTTTGTTTTGAATCTGCCGGAATGATGCTCCTCCACCACAATTTAGGAGGAGCTCTAGCTGCTGCTGCTTTTGTGTTGCTCACTCTTTTCACTCCCTCTAGCCACGCCTCTTCTTCCTTTCTGCCGGTATGCATTTTCAGCttcatatttgtttataaatatatggGTCATTCATATACGATACTATGTGTTCTTGATTATGTGTATCAACAATAATTGGCTTTTAGTTCAGTGTTATAGTTGACTAATTATCTTTTTCTTTATGGGCTGTCTTTGTTTTCTTATTAGATTATGGATTCTTGAGaattctttttcttcttataGATATATGTCTAATATGTGATCTGTGATTTTTTGTTAGTTTCTATTGTTAAATGTGTGAGAATTTTCAGGTTAGGTGAGATTTTTGTGACAGATGATTAGGTTATTTAGAATCTAAATTCCCTTATAATTGTTACTAGTATGGCAGTTGAGGTTTCATTTATACTACTTAATTGTGGTCAAAGGCAGTAGATTAAGACATGTAAAAGATATGAGTAAGTCTAATTAGATAACAAAATGGGAAGTTACTAAAATTGGCAATTGACAAATAGGAACAATTTAAGCACACTATTTGAATCATCAAGGCCGATAATTTTAGTAATGGACTAAGCTTGAATTGACTCCATTCCGGTGCAAAGTGGTAACAACTGGATACGCTTGAAAGTAATTTAAGAGGACCCGGAGTTTTTAAATGTGGACTGCACTGATAACCTAGGTTTTTCTTTGTCATAAGGGTCAAAAGTTGGGGAATCGTGCTTCTGTAGCTGACTTCACGATCATCTTGTGCAGGAATTTAATGCCATAAAACCGAGACATATGAACCTGCTTAAGAGTGCTGTTCTCCGACAAACTGTGAGTAAGAGTAAAGAGTTGCTTGAGCTGCATATTTGGTTGTGCTTTATCCAAATTTTGTATGGTAGAAATTTCAAGTGCTCATTTGGTTTATTCATTTTTAGTCAGATGAACAGAAAGCTGCTCTATGGAGGCCTTTGGCCAACCAAGGATGGAAAACATGTGTCGATTCGGCTACTGGCCCTAGTATGTGATAATAATTCTTATAAATCAAAGACCATTtaaattaagaacttaagctAGAATGTTTGGACCAGTTACTGTCGAATGTACTTTCTTTTCATTATCTCATGGATTGATTCCCTTTGTGTCCCAGCACCACCACCATCACCAAAAAACTCCCAGGGATATCTCCAGGTGTTTCTTGACGGAGGGTTGAATCAGCAGAGAATGGGGGTAGGTAGTAAAAgcctatataattatttgttatgCCCCTGAtctatttacaaaattttgttGGATACTAACTAAATTTGTGCTATTAAAACAGATATGTGATGCAGTTGCCGTTGCTAAAATCCTGAATGCAACACTTGTAATTCCTTATCTAGAAGTCAATCCTGTTTGGAAAGACTCAAGGTTCCCacccattttaattttttattactttTCTTCGGATGTATATTTTTCCATGTGTtgaaattattgaataaatCTAAACCTTATATATTTGCTTACTGCAGCTCATTTGTGGATATTTATGATGTGGATCACTTTATTGATGTATTGAAGGATGATATTTCTATTGTAAAAGATTTGCCTGAAGATTTCTCTTGGAGCACGAGAGAGTATTATGCCATAGCTATTCGAGCTACTAGAGTCAAAACGGCACCTGTTCATGCTTCAGCTAACTGGTACTTGGAAAATGTGTCACCTATCCTAGAGAGGTTGGTATTGGGCTTCATTTCTAGACATCATTGAAGCACAATAGTTATTTAGTAAACTATTGTTTACATATGCTTGATTATAGAAGCGATGCATGAAAGGGTCTGTCTTTAGTCAACATGTAAATGGCCTGTAAGCTGTTGCAGATATCGTAAGAAGAAATAGGTACATTGGCATGCTGTGGATCCAAATCTTCTGAAAAAGTCAATACTTTCACTATCTATATTGTCAATAATTACCTGTGAAATTTTAAATGCACTCATGAGCTAAGATTTTCACATGGCATTGGCTAACACAGAGGTATTGGTTGGCTGGTCGTTACAGGACTAGACTTCGGAGCTAATCTGTTGGtttcataatattatttgtattgAGGAGGTCTAGAGTTTTTCTATATTATCGTATACTAGTAGCAGTAAATGTCATGCTTTGTAAACAATTTTCGTATATATATTAAGCAACAGTAGGAACACAGAATGCATTCTGCATACTTCTAACAGTTATTACAGCTTATTTGCAGCATAGAtcgtgaaataattaaatttaatgatCTGCAGAGAGGGTTCTAAAATATTACTTAGTCAATTAGATATTTTCCcatattcattttcatttgaGCATCCACACAACTGTGTAGATTATTAATTTGCTCATTATTCAGTTATGGAATAGCTGCAATAGCTCCATTTTCACATCGATTGGATTTTGACAACATGCCTGAGGATATCCAGCGTCTACGCTGCAAGGTCAACTTTCAAGCACTAAGTTTTGTACCTCATATAAGATCTCTTGGAGATGCTATTGTTAGCCGCCTCAGGTATCCATCTGGGCAAAAAGAAGTTAGTAGCGAGTTCCTTACAGAGGTTACCGAAACACAAGGACGGCCAGAAGCCGGGAAATTCGTTGTTTTACATCTTCGGTTTGATAAGGTAGGCCAATTATTCTATAACAGTTCGAAGATCTTTCCTCAAATCTTCCTTCGAAGAGCTTGACTATTTATGTAGTGGGTAAATATTACACACCTAAACAAAAAAACGGTGTTTAATTGGGTTTTTGTTTTCCAAATTCAGTTGCATAGAACTCTTTAAATTCCTACCAGATAGAAACTGTCCGCTTTTAGGTTTTGTGCTTCTGAGTGGAATTGTCAACTGGTATACACTTATTAGACAGATTTATAGTCcggttatttttttttttttctgaaggGACCAGTCAAAATTTAGCATTTAATTACACTCATTCTTGACCTTTAATGTATgtgtatttgatttaaaatatataagctTGCTCATTGTTAATGGTGTGTCCAATCACTTAGTATCTGCAACTTGCTACTCGTTCAAGTAAAGTGTCTTTCTCCTGcataatatatttaagattCCGAATATTTAAATGCTTGCCTACACTAATTTTCACTTTTCAGGATATGGCTGCTCACTCAGCCTGCGATTTTGGTGGAGGTAAAGCTGAGAAGTTGGCACTGGCCAAGTACAGACAAGTGATTTGGCAGGGAAGGGTCCTGAACTCCCAGTTCACGGATGAGGAGTTGAGGAACCAGGGCCGTTGCCCATTGACTCCAGAAGAAATCGGGCTGCTTCTAGCTGCTTTGGGCTTTGACAACAGTACTCGTCTGTATCTTGCCTCCCACAAGGttcatactattttttttataatatgctAGTAAATTAATGTGCACTGATgccttggcaaaaaaaaaaaagtgcacTGCATGCTTCTTTCCTGTATACTAAAACTTGATGATTGGACACCCTTGTTTTCTAGGTGTATGGTGGTGAAGCTAGAATCTCCACATTAAGAGAATTATTCCCATTGATGGAAGACAAAAAGAGTCTTGCGTCTTCAGAAGAAAGGGCGAATATTAAAGGAAAGGCTTCTTTAATGTCTGCTGTTGATTACTACGTCAGCATGCACAGTGACATCTTTGTTTCAGCTTCACCAGGAAATATGCACAATGCTATGGTAAGCACTTTTAACAAGACATGGTAGGATATTCCAGGACAGCATCTTAACGCATACATGGATTTGATCCTTTGGTTAAGCTTTTTCCTAATGATTTTCATGGTTTTCGCTGAATTTGccaaataatttatataggtAATTCTGCCGTTTCTCTTTTGATATAGTttgcattttactttttttcatCTGCACGGGCACAGAAAATGTTTGAACATGCTTAGCTAAAGAACCACTTCATCATTCATAATCGGTCTGATTCTATATTATGGCTATTTACCactcattaatatatataagctCAAAGGTTGATAAATATATCTTCTCGATATAACATTGCAGGCCTTTCctctaatttttatatcattttgttTATCTATAACAGGTAGGACAACGAACTTACCAGAATCTTAAAACAATCAGACCTAACATGGGGCTATTGGGGCAACTATTCCTTAACAAGAGCATGGATTGGACAAATTTCCAAGAAGCTGTGGTCGAAGGGCACATAAACAGGCAAGGGCAACTCAGAACACGGAACCTGAAACAGTCAATATATACATACCCTGCACCAGATTGCATGTGCCAGGCTTAAGGTGTCGGATTACAAAGATGAAGTCACTATTGTTTATTATATCCCAGAAATTAGTGGTTAAAGCATGGTATTTATCATATAGTTGTCTAGGCTGCCATCACTATTCATGGTTAaaggttaaaataaaataagaggcATTCATTCCCTTGGTTTCTCATATATGTAATTTACACGGTAATTATGGTGGGAAACGTAGtcttggtttgtatttgttTATGTTGTGGATACAAAAATATACAGTTTGTAAAAACCACTCTGAGTTGAGCATATAATATAATGTAATATACCATAcagaaataatatttgttgACTTGGCTATGAGCAACCGAATTTCCAAAACTTTAGGTGTTGGGGAAAGCTACTACATAGAATACTAGTGGAAGGAGGGCTCAAACTCGACATCTCTCCTTCATAGCATAATGCCATGTTAGAGACGAACTTCAAAACCTCATGGTGCTGCTCCAATGATAAACAGGAAAAATTGTGAAGAAACATCGTGATAAGTTTTACGgggaaagaagaaagtatgagaaaACAGTGACTATTATTAAACCAAGAGGGTACTTGTAGTTGTTATTTATCAAGTAGGATAATCCTCAACAACCCAACACAGTGATGCTTGTGGATAGCAATACATTCTTTACCAAGAAAGACAAGTAAATTCACACCTTTAGAGAGAAAAAATTCTCCAAATGGGAACTTTTCGTGGAAGACAAATACACATTGAAtgttaaaaaacaaattaaataatttctaaTGGTAGCAGGATAACAAGCCAAAGAAATAAGTAGCTCTGTCTAGAGATGCGACATCCTGTTGAGAGTGCTCAATGGAGATCTTCCATCAGTCGATGGAGACGAAGAAACTGTCAATGctggtttttcaattttcaatttcctGGGTGAGGGTGAAATGATCAAGTTTTCTTTAACAGGGTCAAAGTAGTCTTCATTGTCTCTCCTCTCCTTCCCATAGTCATCAATGCTCTGTACAATACCTTCCAAGCTTTTTACCAGCTGCATATCTTCATTATACAACTTATTGAACCTGTCAAACAGTTCCACTTCAGCTCCTATATGTTCATCCCTTTTCTGGATGGAATTTGACAACATTTTCTCACGCAGGTCTGATTCCTGCTGTAAATGACTTGAAAAGTTCTCCAGTTCTTctatcatcaaatttttatattggaTTTCAAGCTCTTTCAGAACCATGGTTGTTGTGAACTTCTCCTGGACTTCATGGAACAAATTAGTCTCCGTCTGCAGCTTTACTAGTAGAGATGAAAACGAGGAAGTTGAATTTTCAAACTCCTTTTCCAGAGAATTGACATGCTTATGGAATTCAACAATCTTCTGTGATTTTTCATCTACTAGATCGCAAAGTTTCTTGTTCTCATGCTCATATAATTTCTGCGCATCGAATTGTGCAAATATGGTTGTTTCAAGTTCTTTACTCAACCATTCTTTATCCCACCATTCTATT of the Daucus carota subsp. sativus chromosome 4, DH1 v3.0, whole genome shotgun sequence genome contains:
- the LOC108217626 gene encoding O-fucosyltransferase 39; this encodes MLPLLRVMGVYLLKTHTSFIYFFSSLSSLSLSLFCFLSKGAILLFSFDLPELEQLLCFESAGMMLLHHNLGGALAAAAFVLLTLFTPSSHASSSFLPEFNAIKPRHMNLLKSAVLRQTSDEQKAALWRPLANQGWKTCVDSATGPTPPPSPKNSQGYLQVFLDGGLNQQRMGICDAVAVAKILNATLVIPYLEVNPVWKDSSSFVDIYDVDHFIDVLKDDISIVKDLPEDFSWSTREYYAIAIRATRVKTAPVHASANWYLENVSPILESYGIAAIAPFSHRLDFDNMPEDIQRLRCKVNFQALSFVPHIRSLGDAIVSRLRYPSGQKEVSSEFLTEVTETQGRPEAGKFVVLHLRFDKDMAAHSACDFGGGKAEKLALAKYRQVIWQGRVLNSQFTDEELRNQGRCPLTPEEIGLLLAALGFDNSTRLYLASHKVYGGEARISTLRELFPLMEDKKSLASSEERANIKGKASLMSAVDYYVSMHSDIFVSASPGNMHNAMVGQRTYQNLKTIRPNMGLLGQLFLNKSMDWTNFQEAVVEGHINRQGQLRTRNLKQSIYTYPAPDCMCQA